In the genome of Mucilaginibacter sp. 14171R-50, the window ATGTTATTTTAGCGGCTATCTCGGGGTTGGTTACCGATGCCTTTAACCGCGCGATATAAGCTTCTTCGCCGGTACCCGCAATGGTAAGGCTAAAAGGCACTTTAACGTTGTTAAGTGCTTCAAGTAAAATATCGAGCCCTTTTTTTTCCTCGATGCGCGAAAAAAACAGCAGCTTCAAAACCTCGGGGCTATCGCGGTGATCCGCGGCAATAGCGGCATCCAGCTTTACGTAATTGGGTATGGTGGTGATGGTTAAAGGCTTCGCGAGTTTAAGTATGGCCGTGCTTTCGTTTGCCGAGGTAACGTGGATATGGCATTTAGATAAAAGCCGTTTGCCTAACAGATCATGAATAAGCTTTTTTTTGCCGGAGTTTTTATTGGTGAAAGCATAATTACTTAAGGTACCCCTGGGCGACAATACAACCGGTACGCCTTTTTTTAAAGCGATAAGACACGAAAATATCGATACCAGGTTCCACCAGGCGTGTATATGTATCACATCAAACTCGTCGGCACGTTTCCACACGGCTTTTAATAATGCCGGCGAAAAATGCGTATGGTCTTTGGTAAGGCGTGTAAAATAGGTTACGGGTACTCCGTCAACAGCGGCTGGCTTGTTAGCTTCAACGGGCAATTCGGCAGGCCCGTTTGCAGTAGTAGCAAATACCTCGGCATTTACACCCGATTTAACCAGGGCCTCGCACAGCATAGCCACCGACATGGTAGGGCCCCCGTAAATATAGGCTGGTTTATACGCGGCAATAATGTGCAGTACTTTCAAAACCGTTTTAAAATATTGATGCGCAATAAAACTTTTTGAATGATGAACATGGTTACATAACTCCAGAATACCGAGTTTATTAAAAACTCGAAGCTTAACCCGCGCCATAATATTTGAAACAGCCCGCTGAATATTAATGCCGTACCTAAAATATACCCGCCAAAAAGCCGCTCGGCTTTTATAGAAATTAGCTGCGATATTGCCCCGTAGGCAAATAAAAACAAAAATATACCAGTTGCCCCGCCTGATAAATACGCGTCGACAATAAAAGCGGGCTTGGCAGATACAGTGGAAAGGGGGTTAACCACGCCGGCAGCATATACCCGTTCCATCACCAGTTCTTCGGTAATTGGTTTGCCCGGCCAAAACACACGCGGAACGATCACAATAGCGGATTGCTTTAACAGTTTTGTGCCGTAAAAGTCGATATTTTTGGGAGTGGACTGTACAAAGGTGGTGAACATGTCAATTTCGCTTAAGCGGAATGCAAAGAACGACCAATTGGAGTTGTCGGTATTATTCAAGGCCGCATCAATTGCTATTTGCGACGACTCTTCGGCATCGGCCTCGCCCGACCAGGCATTTTCGCGAAAGTTATTTACATAGGCCGGCAAAAAAATGAAAGAAATAAATAACGCCGGGACAAACACCGCGATGACAATTTTTTTATAGTTGGGGTATAAAAAGATAGCCAGCACCAGGATGCTGATAATAATAGGTTCTTTGAAACCCGAAAGAAACGCCTGATAAAGGTTAAAGAGGTATAGCACCGAACAAATGATGGTGTTCAGCGATTTTTTTAACGGGATGGCAAAGGCCAATGCCAGTGTGCCTGCAATAAAACTTAACGAGCTGAATTGAAAATAAAACTGAGATAAGCCCGGCACCTTAGTAAAGATGATGGAAACCGGAAAACTTACCAAAGCGATTTTAAGCAGTAAGTTAGCCAGCGTGTTTTTTTCAATGTAATACCTGTTTTCATCGGGATATTTCATGAAACTGAGGATGCCTGTAACGAAAGCGGCATGGCCCAGGCTGTAGTACCGCTGGCATTGCGCCGTTAACATTAGCCTGTCCTGATCGATGAGCAAATGGGTATTTGTTTTTTGGAAATCTGTATAACCCAACACATCCATAAAGTAAAATATGGAGGTACAGCACATAAACCCGGCAAATATAATTTGCTGAATAAACAGCGGGCGCATAAGCTGCTCGCCAAAGCGCCTGTCGTCGGGGATTGGCTTTACCCAGC includes:
- a CDS encoding exosortase Y-associated Wzy-like protein, whose product is MNKKGLERYLVLYLPWLLALLFQSDPVLSYLIAWSGSFLIFFITLTGWVKPIPDDRRFGEQLMRPLFIQQIIFAGFMCCTSIFYFMDVLGYTDFQKTNTHLLIDQDRLMLTAQCQRYYSLGHAAFVTGILSFMKYPDENRYYIEKNTLANLLLKIALVSFPVSIIFTKVPGLSQFYFQFSSLSFIAGTLALAFAIPLKKSLNTIICSVLYLFNLYQAFLSGFKEPIIISILVLAIFLYPNYKKIVIAVFVPALFISFIFLPAYVNNFRENAWSGEADAEESSQIAIDAALNNTDNSNWSFFAFRLSEIDMFTTFVQSTPKNIDFYGTKLLKQSAIVIVPRVFWPGKPITEELVMERVYAAGVVNPLSTVSAKPAFIVDAYLSGGATGIFLFLFAYGAISQLISIKAERLFGGYILGTALIFSGLFQILWRGLSFEFLINSVFWSYVTMFIIQKVLLRINILKRF
- a CDS encoding XrtY-associated glycosyltransferase XYAG1 — encoded protein: MKVLHIIAAYKPAYIYGGPTMSVAMLCEALVKSGVNAEVFATTANGPAELPVEANKPAAVDGVPVTYFTRLTKDHTHFSPALLKAVWKRADEFDVIHIHAWWNLVSIFSCLIALKKGVPVVLSPRGTLSNYAFTNKNSGKKKLIHDLLGKRLLSKCHIHVTSANESTAILKLAKPLTITTIPNYVKLDAAIAADHRDSPEVLKLLFFSRIEEKKGLDILLEALNNVKVPFSLTIAGTGEEAYIARLKASVTNPEIAAKITWAGFYGDNKFDLLQRHDLLVLPSHDENFGNVVIESLSVGTAVLISGQVGLADYVADNKLGWICKTSADSVSAMINIIATNYGADLARIRETAPRSVRTDFTGNELLQQYIRLYQNIKTHKPQS